From the Manis javanica isolate MJ-LG chromosome 11, MJ_LKY, whole genome shotgun sequence genome, one window contains:
- the FAM111A gene encoding serine protease FAM111A has product MSSKKRRSQKVSFEVKSNMKIEHYFSQVTKKQQNDSSVSQKKTDSKEGLTDVTNIQAQGPKDQTVPLNKTIYITLDVNHRKHVLTHGGRGSLYGALNTLTAIKKEMETQQGKEMLVRGTEGIEGYINLGMPLRCFPESCHVLITFARNKSEQREGNQAFGRHDLASTDCVKFYIHAIEKRKKRIVKLRQLHRQGCKLCIYAFKGETIKDALCKDGRLLSFLERDDWKLIKNLDSILENTQPVDDLEGKLFEVEAERRMSSRAGAAREPLSEKRNTCVLREEIVDQYPSLKRESEKIRENFKKEMEKKKNKASLFKLQKANFGKLTKNSTLVKVHKFLSHLSDSVGCISWDNNGNKGSATCYVFTGLFIFTCRHVINYVVGEGIETSRWADMIGQCVKVTFSYEDLPEKEENCFFLEPWFEISGVTLDYAVLKLKENGQRVPLGLYNGIAPTPLTGLVYIIGHPYGEPKSTDACAVISLGQREKKFQEHLQAREEEGCNFGQQYIHMHTQRSFQEVMHNPDVITYDTTFYFGASGSPVFDSKGSLVAMHTAGFPYLYQNGISSIIEFGSTMESILFDIKQNYGTWYTEVCINQQDAEMLSEED; this is encoded by the exons ATGAGCTCTAAGAAGCGCAGGTCACAGAAGGTCTCATTTGAAGTAAAAAGTAATATGAAAATTGAGCACTATTTTTCTCAG GTCACTAAAAAGCAACAGAATGATTCCAGTGTTTCTCAGAAGAAGACAGACTCTAAAGAAGGTCTAACAGATGTAACTAACATCCAAGCTCAAGGACCCAAAGACCAGACGGTGCCCCTGAATAAGACCATTTACATCACCTTGGATGTAAACCACAGGAAGCACGTGCTCACACATGGCGGAAGGGGCAGTTTATACGGGGCACTCAACACTCTCACGGCTATCAAGAAAGAGATGGAGACTCAGCAGGGCAAAGAAATGCTCGTGCGTGGCACAGAAGGAATTGAAGGTTACATAAACCTTGGAATGCCCCTCCGATGTTTTCCGGAAAGCTGCCACGTGCTAATCACATTTGCCCGAAATAAAAGTGAGCAGAGAGAAGGGAACCAGGCGTTTGGCCGGCATGACCTGGCCTCTACCGACTGTGTCAAGTTTTACATTCATGCCattgagaagaggaaaaaaaggatcgTGAAGCTCAGGCAGCTTCACCGGCAAGGCTGCAAACTGTGCATCTACGCTTTCAAAGGAGAAACCATCAAGGACGCTCTGTGCAAGGATGGCAGACTTCTTTCCTTTCTGGAGCGTGATGACTGGAAACTCATTAAAAACCTGGACTCCATTTTAGAGAACACACAGCCGGTCGATGACTTGGAGGGCAAGCTCTTTGAGGTGGAGGCTGAGAGAAGAATGAGCTCTAGGGCAGGAGCCGCTCGGGAGCCCCtgtcagagaaaaggaacacctGTGTGTTGAGAGAAGAAATTGTGGACCAGTACCCCAGTTtgaaaagagaaagtgaaaaaatcagagaaaacttcaagaaagaaatggagaaaaaaaagaacaaagcttcGTTATTTAAACTGCAGAAAGCAAATTTTGGGAAACTGACAAAAAACTCTACTCTGGTTAAAGTCCACAAATTTCTTTCTCATCTCAGTGACTCAGTTGGGTGCATATCATGGGACAACAATGGGAATAAGGGTTCTGCCACCTGCTATGTTTTTACAGGGTTGTTCATTTTCACTTGTCGGCATGTAATAAATTACgttgtgggagaagggatagagACAAGTAGGTGGGCAGACATGATTGGTCAATGTGTAAAGGTGACATTCAGTTATGAAGATCTCCCCGAAAAAGAGgagaactgtttttttcttgaaccTTGGTTTGAGATATCTGGTGTAACTCTTGATTACGCTGTTCTGAAACTGAAGGAAAATGGACAGCGGGTACCTTTGGGACTATATAATGGGATTGCTCCTACACCACTTACGGGGTTGGTTTATATTATTGGCCACCCATATGGAGAACCAAAGTCTACTGACGCTTGTGCTGTGATCTCTCTGGGTCAGCGAGAAAAGAAATTTCAGGAACATCTTCAGGCTAGAGAAGAGGAGGGTTGCAATTTTGGTCAGCAGTATATCCATATGCACACTCAAAGAAGTTTCCAAGAAGTGATGCACAACCCTGATGTGATTACCTATGACACCACTTTTTACTTTGGGGCTTCTGGCTCCCCGGTGTTTGATTCAAAAGGTTCATTGGTGGCCATGCATACTGCTGGCTTCCCTTATCTGTACCAAAACGGGATTTCTAGTATCATTGAGTTTGGTTCCACTATGGAATCCATCCTCTTTGATATTAAGCAAAACTATGGAACTTGGTATACGGAAGTATGTATAAATCAGCAGGATGCAGAAATGCTGAGTGAGGAGGATTGA